A genomic window from Synechococcus sp. CBW1107 includes:
- a CDS encoding IS256 family transposase codes for MVSRAVVVAIGINALGYREVLGIAVGDSEAEGFWRQFLGSLKERGLDGTRLVISDAHLGLTAAIKRMFQGSSWQRCRVHFLRNLLSHVPKAGQDMVAAAMKAVFVIQAPDQVRAHWQRVTEMLRKQFPGAVPVMEAARDDVLAFLHFPQEHWRKVWSTNPLERLNKEIKRRTNVVGIFPNDPAIVRLVGSQLLEQQEEWQLERRRFFSEATMAKIPEPEEPLELTDADPNAQPAATIS; via the coding sequence GTGGTGTCGCGGGCGGTGGTGGTGGCGATCGGCATCAATGCCCTCGGCTACCGCGAAGTTCTCGGCATTGCCGTGGGCGACAGCGAGGCGGAGGGCTTCTGGCGTCAGTTCCTGGGCTCACTCAAGGAGCGTGGCCTCGACGGCACCCGCCTGGTGATCTCGGATGCCCACCTGGGCCTGACGGCAGCGATCAAGCGGATGTTCCAGGGCAGTAGCTGGCAGAGGTGCCGGGTGCACTTCCTGCGCAACCTGCTGAGCCATGTGCCCAAGGCCGGCCAGGACATGGTGGCCGCTGCCATGAAAGCGGTGTTCGTGATCCAGGCTCCAGATCAGGTGCGCGCCCACTGGCAGCGGGTCACCGAGATGCTGCGCAAGCAGTTCCCCGGCGCCGTGCCCGTGATGGAAGCCGCCCGGGACGACGTGCTGGCCTTCCTGCACTTCCCCCAGGAGCACTGGCGCAAGGTCTGGAGCACCAACCCGCTCGAGCGCCTCAACAAGGAGATCAAACGCCGCACCAACGTGGTCGGCATCTTCCCCAATGATCCAGCGATCGTGCGCCTGGTGGGCAGCCAGCTGCTGGAGCAGCAGGAGGAATGGCAGCTGGAGCGTCGCCGCTTCTTCTCTGAGGCCACCATGGCCAAGATCCCAGAGCCAGAAGAGCCCTTGGAGCTCACCGATGCAGATCCGAACGCCCAGCCGGCTGCAACCATCAGCTGA
- the istB gene encoding IS21-like element helper ATPase IstB, with the protein MSPTNPRNRSTAAIPPVPTEELEAMLTRLRLPAIRDRLDALLEEAARREMNLREALAWLCAAEVARKDQLRMEMALRLARFPYVRTLEAFDFEAQPSIDPAQIRELATCRWVANGDTLLLLGPPGVGKTHLAVALGREAVRLGHSVQYVGAMELISALAKAQAQHALEGRLTQYAKTRLLIIDELGYLPLEPNAAYLFFQLISRCYQRGSVLITSNRPVMEWGEVFGDQVVATAILDRLLHHSHVLTIRGDSYRLREKRRSGLIRPQAGGSSSPDSAGLRPPPPGEKA; encoded by the coding sequence ATGAGTCCCACCAACCCACGCAACCGATCCACAGCGGCGATACCACCGGTACCGACCGAGGAGCTGGAGGCAATGCTCACCCGCCTACGGCTCCCAGCAATCCGCGACCGCCTCGATGCGCTGCTGGAGGAAGCGGCAAGGCGGGAGATGAACCTGCGCGAGGCCCTGGCCTGGCTGTGCGCGGCCGAGGTGGCACGCAAAGACCAGCTGCGGATGGAGATGGCGCTGCGGCTGGCGCGCTTCCCCTATGTGCGCACGCTGGAAGCGTTCGATTTCGAGGCCCAGCCGTCGATCGACCCGGCCCAGATCCGTGAGTTGGCCACCTGCCGCTGGGTGGCCAACGGCGACACCCTGCTGCTGCTCGGGCCGCCGGGTGTGGGCAAGACCCACCTGGCGGTGGCGCTGGGCCGGGAGGCGGTGCGTCTCGGTCACAGCGTCCAGTACGTCGGTGCCATGGAGCTGATCAGCGCCCTGGCCAAGGCCCAGGCGCAGCACGCCCTGGAGGGCCGGCTGACGCAGTACGCCAAAACCCGGCTGCTGATCATCGATGAGCTGGGCTACCTGCCGCTGGAGCCGAACGCTGCGTACCTGTTCTTCCAGCTGATCTCCCGCTGCTACCAGCGCGGCAGCGTGCTGATCACCTCCAACCGCCCCGTCATGGAATGGGGCGAGGTGTTTGGCGATCAGGTGGTCGCCACAGCGATCCTCGACCGGCTGCTGCACCACAGCCACGTGCTGACGATCCGGGGCGACAGCTACCGGCTCAGGGAGAAGCGGCGCAGCGGCCTGATCCGCCCGCAGGCGGGCGGTTCCTCCTCACCGGACAGCGCTGGCCTACGGCCACCACCGCCCGGTGAGAAGGCCTAA
- the istA gene encoding IS21 family transposase has product MVLETAVQTPQDVEAMRRLSAAGWGRRRIAKELGCSPETVRKYLRQGGWQPYGKPCRNTVLDGQREWLRQRFMAHRGNADVVRQELASEKGIEVSLRTVERAVEPWRRELRNAALATVRFETPPGRQLQADFGQCLVSIGGERVRVHLAVLTLGYSRRLLVRAFRSEKQDHWLQALEEGFRHWGGVPQEVLVDNARALVSQHDPERNILVFAERLEEFARYWGFKPRACRPYRARTKGKDERGVAYVKRNAIAGREFSSWAEFEAHLVRWTREVADLRVHGTTGEAPLDRFVRAEAQALQPLEAKPSFLAERELVRIVHSDCCVEVEANWYSAPQALIRQRVSVLVRDQQVLIRHGGRIVAEHRRQRPGSRSRQVIDGHWEGLLPQRQQREAERSLRDGNARRDQEQRPVRSSELARPLAVYAELIGEVAA; this is encoded by the coding sequence ATGGTTCTGGAGACAGCTGTGCAGACCCCTCAGGACGTGGAGGCGATGCGACGGCTATCGGCAGCAGGTTGGGGCCGGAGGCGGATTGCTAAAGAACTGGGCTGTTCACCGGAGACGGTGCGCAAGTACCTGCGGCAGGGTGGCTGGCAGCCCTACGGGAAGCCCTGCCGCAACACGGTTCTCGATGGCCAACGGGAGTGGCTGCGGCAGCGGTTTATGGCCCACCGCGGCAATGCCGATGTGGTGCGGCAGGAGCTGGCCAGTGAGAAGGGAATCGAGGTGAGCCTGCGGACAGTGGAGCGTGCCGTGGAGCCGTGGCGGCGGGAGCTGCGCAACGCGGCCCTGGCGACGGTGCGGTTTGAGACCCCGCCGGGCCGGCAACTGCAGGCAGACTTTGGCCAGTGCCTGGTGAGCATTGGCGGCGAGCGGGTGCGGGTGCACCTGGCGGTGCTCACCCTGGGGTACTCGCGCCGGCTGCTGGTGCGGGCATTCCGCAGCGAGAAGCAGGACCACTGGCTCCAGGCCCTGGAGGAGGGTTTCCGCCACTGGGGCGGGGTACCGCAGGAGGTGCTGGTGGATAACGCCCGTGCGCTGGTGAGCCAGCACGATCCCGAGCGCAACATCCTGGTTTTTGCCGAGCGGCTGGAGGAGTTCGCCCGTTACTGGGGGTTCAAGCCCCGTGCCTGTCGGCCGTACCGGGCCAGAACCAAAGGCAAGGACGAGCGTGGGGTGGCGTACGTCAAGAGGAACGCCATCGCTGGGCGGGAGTTCAGCAGCTGGGCGGAGTTTGAGGCCCATCTGGTGCGCTGGACCCGCGAGGTGGCCGACCTGCGGGTGCACGGCACCACCGGCGAGGCGCCGCTGGACCGGTTTGTGCGGGCAGAAGCCCAGGCGTTGCAGCCGCTGGAGGCCAAGCCGTCGTTCCTGGCGGAGCGGGAGCTGGTGCGGATCGTGCACAGCGACTGCTGCGTGGAGGTGGAGGCGAACTGGTACTCGGCGCCGCAGGCGCTGATCCGTCAGCGGGTGAGCGTGCTGGTGCGCGATCAACAGGTACTGATCCGCCACGGCGGCCGGATCGTCGCTGAGCACAGGCGCCAGCGGCCCGGTAGCCGCAGCCGCCAGGTGATCGACGGCCATTGGGAGGGCCTGCTGCCGCAACGGCAGCAGCGCGAGGCGGAGCGATCGCTGCGGGATGGCAACGCAAGACGTGATCAGGAGCAGCGCCCGGTCCGCAGCTCTGAACTGGCCCGGCCTCTGGCGGTTTATGCCGAGCTGATCGGGGAGGTGGCGGCATGA
- a CDS encoding AAA family ATPase has protein sequence MQLTPLGREKLVQAALGLTSAQAQRVFSKAIVRDGLLNDQDIDLVTEEKKQIIRESQALEFYAASESPADLGGCEVLKDWLRLRERAFSQEARDYGLPSPRGMALIGIPGTGKSLTAKMIGGLWHLPLLRLDVGSLFGSLVGESEQRTRQALQMAETVSPCILWIDEMEKAFATGGLDGGTSTRVFGTILTWMQEKTAPCFVVATANDISSLPPELLRRGRFDEIFFLDLPTLSERREILSVHLRKRQRIIHDFDLDGLSRLSEGYVGAEIEQAIVDAMYIGFNQEREFNSDDISRSLDRQVPLSVSQRERIGALRAWLQEGRAQSASFRESFDAVQQFVPLDIRQP, from the coding sequence TTGCAACTCACTCCACTGGGTCGCGAGAAGTTGGTTCAAGCAGCCCTTGGCCTCACCAGCGCCCAGGCACAGCGAGTGTTCTCCAAGGCGATCGTGCGCGATGGCCTGCTCAATGACCAGGACATCGATCTGGTGACGGAGGAGAAGAAGCAGATCATCCGCGAAAGCCAGGCCCTTGAGTTCTATGCCGCCAGCGAAAGCCCCGCCGATCTAGGAGGCTGCGAAGTGCTGAAGGATTGGTTGCGGCTCAGGGAGCGAGCATTCAGCCAGGAAGCTCGCGACTATGGCCTGCCATCACCACGTGGCATGGCCCTGATCGGTATCCCTGGTACCGGAAAAAGCCTCACCGCCAAGATGATCGGCGGCCTCTGGCACCTGCCGCTGCTGCGACTTGATGTGGGCTCCCTGTTCGGGTCATTGGTTGGGGAATCAGAGCAACGCACCCGTCAGGCGTTGCAGATGGCTGAAACCGTTTCGCCCTGCATCCTCTGGATCGATGAGATGGAGAAGGCCTTCGCAACAGGCGGCCTTGATGGTGGCACCAGCACCAGGGTGTTCGGCACCATCCTCACCTGGATGCAGGAGAAGACCGCCCCTTGCTTCGTGGTAGCGACCGCCAACGACATCAGCAGCCTGCCGCCGGAGCTGCTGCGGCGCGGCCGTTTCGATGAGATCTTCTTCCTTGATCTCCCCACACTCTCCGAACGCCGCGAAATCCTCTCCGTGCATCTGCGCAAACGCCAGCGCATTATTCACGACTTTGATCTCGATGGCCTCTCCCGCCTCTCGGAGGGCTACGTGGGTGCTGAGATCGAGCAGGCGATTGTTGATGCGATGTACATCGGCTTCAACCAGGAGCGCGAGTTCAACTCCGATGACATCTCCCGTTCCCTCGATCGCCAGGTGCCGCTCTCGGTCTCGCAGCGGGAGCGCATCGGAGCCCTGCGGGCCTGGTTGCAGGAAGGCCGGGCCCAGTCGGCCTCGTTCCGCGAGAGCTTCGATGCGGTGCAGCAGTTCGTGCCGCTCGACATCCGCCAGCCCTGA
- the grpE gene encoding nucleotide exchange factor GrpE: MLRRFRHWLSRFADQPPQPHEAPGHNNAAALQHKELNQERTLRLAAESELQKLRLDLQQAEQRLAQLQADLQRQDHQQHDVLSESLNAHLEELLRPLATPFAQLLTQQHLIEQQGKELSTKDLLATSRRLWEGLAPAGLEAVESIGSVVAFDPDRHQPLSQATSLINGESVRVRIPGITFRGRILKTAAVEDIALDDASVVATTA, from the coding sequence ATGCTGCGACGCTTTCGCCACTGGCTCTCGCGCTTTGCCGATCAGCCACCCCAGCCGCACGAAGCTCCAGGCCATAACAATGCCGCAGCGCTGCAGCACAAAGAGCTCAACCAAGAGCGTACCCTGCGACTGGCGGCGGAGAGTGAGCTGCAGAAACTGCGGCTCGACCTCCAACAAGCCGAGCAACGGCTGGCTCAACTCCAGGCTGATCTCCAACGCCAAGACCATCAGCAGCACGATGTACTCAGCGAGTCGCTCAACGCCCACCTCGAGGAGTTACTGAGGCCCCTGGCAACGCCATTTGCTCAGCTTCTCACCCAGCAGCATCTGATTGAGCAGCAGGGTAAAGAACTGAGCACCAAGGATCTGCTTGCCACCAGCCGCCGCCTCTGGGAGGGACTCGCACCAGCTGGACTGGAAGCAGTGGAGAGCATCGGATCAGTGGTGGCCTTCGATCCAGATCGTCATCAGCCACTCAGCCAGGCCACGAGCCTCATCAATGGAGAATCAGTGAGGGTGAGGATTCCGGGAATCACATTCAGGGGGCGAATTCTCAAGACTGCCGCAGTGGAGGATATCGCTCTTGACGATGCCAGTGTTGTAGCTACAACGGCTTGA
- a CDS encoding WD40 repeat domain-containing protein, producing the protein MMNPSARSPLNPTQIKRYGSRLRGEQFRPLLPRRWQQKRAIRKLANDGTPDAVAALAEGIAASLLPSTTIFEAVVAPLAHMAAELHSPFGELVASLVNKIVAKYSTSNTLHRGAIAALDKLAHQLDSPASIDLLCRHWIECGDAEDELARLLVNAGHAPSDAASRALFWMLSGQLQRYEQLDLDSTLLAEAMATASPAVRKRLATVSAKTGRTQWLRAMLKTKQPHAFSDDDWATSVKVLKQAGDLEAIWKWAFMAPPIYGRLLVQAIPAGIPPPARYGEIPIAELLSLSRHLPEQADWIELEPVVCTDYLQGHEQNVMLLAWSPDGLCLASCSSDKTIRLWDPVKGVCTRTFKGHSIPVSSIAWSPNGLRLASIANRGKWIRLWDPYSGVCTNTLKGHSSGILTHAWSPNGRILASGSIDKTIRLWDPALGACAHTLEGHTKSVNSVAWSPDGRSIASTSIESTIRLWNPYTGKCTHILQGHKGSVNKIAWSPDGRFLASNAFDGKRIHIWNPLTGTCFHILQGHAGSVNSIAWSPDGRWLASCSTDKTIRLWDPRTGECCNTISDNKYNVKSISWSPDGRYLTSIEHDYGKSQVGDWGYSWGHSEYCAKLYRTAGWTAVSEMYLGSNSDESFTWSPSGRCLATASGETIKLWKNKIENLIFYPLMSFTPKDREFLADSQKDLEHNPRWSRPWLDFIVAICHVINRFDVIVDDLPISLETSSFEVEVDD; encoded by the coding sequence ATGATGAACCCTTCTGCTCGCTCTCCGCTAAATCCTACCCAGATCAAGCGATATGGTTCCCGCTTGCGTGGGGAGCAGTTCAGGCCGCTGCTCCCCCGGCGCTGGCAGCAGAAGCGGGCAATTCGAAAGCTGGCAAATGATGGCACACCAGATGCTGTGGCTGCTTTGGCTGAAGGCATTGCAGCAAGCCTTCTCCCCAGCACCACGATTTTTGAGGCCGTAGTTGCTCCTCTGGCTCATATGGCAGCAGAGCTACATTCGCCTTTTGGCGAGCTGGTGGCTTCCCTCGTAAATAAGATTGTAGCGAAGTACTCCACAAGTAATACACTTCATAGGGGTGCAATTGCTGCTCTGGATAAGTTGGCTCACCAGCTAGATTCCCCTGCAAGCATTGATCTGCTTTGCCGTCATTGGATTGAATGCGGAGATGCTGAGGATGAATTGGCCAGACTGCTTGTGAATGCCGGCCATGCACCATCTGATGCTGCCAGTCGAGCACTGTTTTGGATGTTAAGCGGCCAATTGCAGAGATATGAACAGCTGGATCTCGACAGCACTCTCCTGGCCGAGGCCATGGCTACTGCTAGCCCGGCAGTGCGCAAACGGCTAGCGACCGTGTCGGCGAAGACGGGAAGGACTCAATGGCTAAGAGCGATGCTGAAAACCAAGCAGCCTCATGCCTTCAGCGATGACGACTGGGCCACATCGGTGAAGGTACTTAAGCAAGCTGGGGATCTTGAAGCCATTTGGAAGTGGGCATTTATGGCACCACCAATATATGGGCGGCTGTTGGTTCAAGCGATCCCGGCGGGAATACCACCACCAGCTCGTTATGGAGAAATTCCTATTGCAGAACTGCTGAGTCTTTCACGGCATCTCCCAGAACAAGCAGACTGGATCGAATTAGAACCAGTTGTTTGCACAGATTACTTACAAGGACATGAGCAGAATGTGATGTTGTTAGCCTGGTCGCCGGATGGGCTCTGCCTCGCTTCTTGTAGTTCCGACAAGACCATCCGTTTGTGGGACCCAGTCAAAGGAGTCTGTACTAGAACCTTCAAGGGGCATTCCATTCCTGTTTCATCGATAGCCTGGTCACCAAATGGGCTCCGTCTTGCTTCCATAGCTAATCGGGGGAAATGGATCAGATTGTGGGACCCATACAGTGGCGTCTGCACTAATACTCTCAAGGGGCATTCCTCAGGTATATTAACACATGCATGGTCGCCTAATGGCCGCATTCTAGCTTCTGGAAGCATAGATAAGACTATTCGATTATGGGATCCGGCCCTCGGCGCATGCGCCCATACTCTCGAGGGTCATACTAAGTCGGTGAATTCAGTTGCTTGGTCGCCTGATGGTCGCAGCATTGCTTCCACCAGCATTGAGTCAACCATACGTTTGTGGAATCCATATACAGGCAAATGCACGCACATCCTCCAGGGACATAAGGGATCGGTGAACAAGATCGCCTGGTCTCCGGATGGACGCTTCCTTGCCTCTAATGCCTTTGATGGTAAAAGGATTCACATATGGAACCCACTTACAGGAACCTGCTTCCATATCCTTCAGGGTCATGCTGGTTCGGTAAATTCGATTGCTTGGTCTCCTGATGGACGTTGGCTCGCCTCGTGTAGCACTGATAAGACGATCAGGTTGTGGGATCCACGCACAGGTGAATGCTGTAATACGATAAGTGATAATAAATACAATGTAAAGTCAATTTCGTGGTCTCCTGATGGGCGCTATCTGACTTCCATTGAACATGATTATGGAAAGTCACAAGTAGGCGACTGGGGATATTCATGGGGGCACTCGGAATACTGTGCCAAGCTATATAGGACTGCAGGGTGGACAGCGGTCAGCGAAATGTATCTCGGTTCTAATTCAGATGAATCATTTACATGGTCTCCTTCTGGCCGCTGCCTAGCCACTGCAAGCGGAGAAACTATTAAACTGTGGAAAAATAAAATAGAGAACCTAATATTTTATCCACTCATGAGCTTCACGCCGAAGGATAGGGAGTTCTTGGCTGACAGTCAGAAAGATTTGGAGCATAATCCGCGTTGGTCAAGACCCTGGCTGGACTTTATTGTCGCAATATGCCATGTAATTAATCGCTTTGATGTCATTGTTGACGATTTGCCAATTTCTCTTGAGACTTCAAGTTTCGAAGTAGAAGTTGATGACTGA
- a CDS encoding IS256 family transposase: MTLTHSGASELSQLMEGTTAGALIPEIVRRGFQDLLEAEVSALTGAQLHERCPDQRSTHRNGYRERLLTTQVGDLSLAIPRLRQGSFFPSWLEPRRRVDKALYAVVMEAYTGGISTRKVDALVEALGGASGISKSEVSRICQGLDEQVKAFLGRPLDHARFPYVYLDATYLHGRLGRNMQVVSRAVVVAIGINALGYREVLGIAVGDSEAEGFWRQFLGSLKERGLDGTRLVISDAHLGLTAAIKRMFQGSSWQRCRVHFLRNLLSHVPKAGQDMVAAAMKAVFVIQAPDQVRAHWQRVTEMLRKQFPGAVPVMEAARDDVLAFLHFPQEHWRKVWSTNPLERLNKEIKRRTNVVGIFPNDPAIVRLVGSQLLEQQEEWQLERRRFFSEATMAKIPEPEEPLELTDADPNAQPAATIS, encoded by the coding sequence ATGACCCTCACCCATAGTGGCGCCTCCGAGCTGAGCCAGCTCATGGAGGGCACCACCGCTGGCGCCCTGATCCCAGAGATCGTGCGCCGGGGTTTCCAGGACCTGCTGGAAGCCGAGGTTTCTGCCCTCACGGGCGCTCAACTCCATGAGCGCTGCCCCGATCAGCGCTCCACCCATCGCAACGGCTACCGGGAGCGGCTGCTCACCACCCAGGTGGGCGACCTCAGCCTGGCCATTCCCAGGTTGCGGCAGGGCAGCTTCTTTCCCAGCTGGCTGGAGCCACGCCGCCGGGTGGACAAGGCGCTCTACGCCGTGGTGATGGAGGCCTACACCGGCGGGATCTCCACCCGCAAGGTCGACGCCCTGGTGGAGGCGCTGGGCGGGGCCAGCGGCATCTCCAAATCGGAGGTGAGCCGCATCTGCCAGGGGCTCGATGAGCAGGTGAAAGCCTTTCTGGGCCGGCCGCTTGACCATGCCCGCTTTCCCTACGTCTACCTCGACGCCACCTACCTCCACGGCCGCCTGGGCCGAAATATGCAGGTGGTGTCGCGGGCGGTGGTGGTGGCGATCGGCATCAATGCCCTCGGCTACCGCGAAGTTCTCGGCATTGCCGTGGGCGACAGCGAGGCGGAGGGCTTCTGGCGTCAGTTCCTGGGCTCACTCAAGGAGCGTGGCCTCGACGGCACCCGCCTGGTGATCTCGGATGCCCACCTGGGCCTGACGGCAGCGATCAAGCGGATGTTCCAGGGCAGTAGCTGGCAGAGGTGCCGGGTGCACTTCCTGCGCAACCTGCTGAGCCATGTGCCCAAGGCCGGCCAGGACATGGTGGCCGCTGCCATGAAAGCGGTGTTCGTGATCCAGGCTCCAGATCAGGTGCGCGCCCACTGGCAGCGGGTCACCGAGATGCTGCGCAAGCAGTTCCCCGGCGCCGTGCCCGTGATGGAAGCCGCCCGGGACGACGTGCTGGCCTTCCTGCACTTCCCCCAGGAGCACTGGCGCAAGGTCTGGAGCACCAACCCGCTCGAGCGCCTCAACAAGGAGATCAAACGCCGCACCAACGTGGTCGGCATCTTCCCCAATGATCCAGCGATCGTGCGCCTGGTGGGCAGCCAGCTGCTGGAGCAGCAGGAGGAATGGCAGCTGGAGCGTCGCCGCTTCTTCTCTGAGGCCACCATGGCCAAGATCCCAGAGCCAGAAGAGCCCTTGGAGCTCACCGATGCAGATCCGAACGCCCAGCCGGCTGCAACCATCAGCTGA
- a CDS encoding putative oxygenase MesX codes for MQLQLLSTPFNRDYIPSEHTRLTTNFANLSQHPATRIEQIEKTLGLINERFNKNLGTFGEHNEPRHRITLDVITVIAKPGPSASGGFPISEMLRCRIHDQQRQRWLQGPIGFCYSSFVRDYDFNVLLPRIRNGEASQQEVSSFGDLHGVLYQLQFSHLYSQGVLKEPALIAISVAHQHRYQSTTATIDGLGMIYAPQGEESITSRYFGRMGLDVNYALAPGSKAPLAIYHQPNDLQSRSKLQLCALVAVMDTFQRIYRPEIYASHSIPDDTFVADLNNQDYEPAPILYDRSERDQVHAPRQAQYAFDQFLMPWASELNELLQDHHALLASRPPVFP; via the coding sequence ATGCAACTCCAACTACTCAGCACGCCATTTAATCGCGACTACATCCCAAGCGAACACACGCGGCTGACTACCAACTTTGCCAACTTATCCCAGCATCCAGCTACACGCATCGAGCAGATTGAGAAGACGCTGGGATTGATCAACGAACGCTTCAACAAGAACCTGGGAACATTCGGCGAGCACAACGAACCTCGCCATCGAATCACCCTTGATGTGATCACAGTTATCGCCAAGCCAGGCCCATCGGCATCTGGAGGGTTTCCTATTTCGGAGATGCTTAGATGCCGCATTCATGATCAACAACGGCAGAGATGGTTGCAGGGGCCCATCGGCTTTTGCTATTCCTCTTTCGTACGCGACTACGACTTCAATGTTCTGCTGCCGCGAATTCGCAACGGAGAAGCCAGCCAACAAGAAGTCAGCAGCTTCGGAGATCTTCACGGAGTTCTGTATCAGCTTCAATTTTCTCACCTCTACTCTCAAGGCGTTCTGAAAGAACCAGCCCTGATCGCCATCAGCGTGGCCCATCAGCATCGCTATCAAAGCACGACAGCAACGATTGATGGTCTTGGAATGATCTATGCCCCTCAGGGAGAAGAGTCAATCACATCTCGCTATTTTGGCCGCATGGGACTTGACGTGAATTACGCCCTGGCACCCGGCTCAAAAGCTCCACTAGCCATTTATCATCAACCAAACGATCTCCAGAGCCGATCAAAGCTGCAGCTGTGTGCTCTTGTTGCAGTCATGGACACGTTTCAACGCATCTATCGGCCAGAGATTTATGCCAGTCACTCAATCCCAGATGACACGTTCGTCGCAGATCTCAACAACCAAGACTACGAGCCTGCTCCAATCTTATATGACCGATCCGAGCGTGACCAGGTGCATGCGCCCAGGCAGGCGCAGTATGCCTTTGATCAATTTCTCATGCCCTGGGCCTCCGAGCTTAATGAACTCCTGCAGGATCACCATGCCCTACTGGCATCGCGTCCACCCGTCTTTCCCTGA
- a CDS encoding IS66 family transposase produces MTAHPAGIPEADWLETPASVRALINAQQQEIELLRGQLTSLATELANLRERIGRSSRNSSKPPSSDGLGFKPPERRKGSGRKRGGQQGHPGSGPELLSIERVDQVVDHHPDACRRCGTLLQGEDLDPLRHQVIEIPPITPLVIEHRLHRLVCPCCSTSTCASLPADVEASHYGPRLSALVGLLGSAFPLSFSKTQALLQQLVGVEMSRGAIGRVRQRLSAALEQPMQEALAFARVQPVAYVDETGAPTGNADGNNPTGKRGWQWVMVTAVVTVFVQGLSRSTTAAIELLGNAFGGIVVSDRFSAYNHLPTKQRQLCWAHLIRDLTAIAERPGASAEFGAQLLGLQQQLFGHWHRYKEGKIDWPALQQSCRPIRQTFETTLQRVVELGYQRGERTPWASTVRTCQQLQKVTGGLWTFLENEGIEPTNNAAERALRQSVIQRKISQGVQSRQGAICRSRLLTVTTTLRQQGRDVWEFLEQAWIAHHRDGVMPSLLSDP; encoded by the coding sequence ATGACCGCACATCCGGCTGGAATTCCAGAAGCCGACTGGCTGGAAACTCCCGCCAGCGTCAGAGCGCTGATCAACGCCCAGCAGCAGGAGATCGAGCTGTTGCGCGGCCAACTCACCTCCTTGGCCACCGAGTTGGCAAACCTGCGTGAGCGGATCGGACGCAGCTCTCGCAACTCATCCAAACCTCCCTCCAGTGATGGTCTGGGTTTTAAGCCGCCAGAACGGCGCAAGGGCAGTGGCCGCAAGCGGGGCGGCCAGCAGGGCCATCCCGGATCCGGACCAGAGCTGCTGTCGATCGAGCGGGTGGATCAGGTGGTGGATCACCACCCTGATGCCTGCCGCCGCTGTGGCACCTTGCTCCAGGGAGAGGATCTCGATCCCCTGCGCCATCAGGTGATCGAGATCCCGCCGATTACCCCGCTGGTGATCGAGCACCGGCTGCATCGCCTGGTCTGCCCCTGCTGTTCCACCAGCACCTGCGCCTCGTTGCCGGCGGATGTGGAGGCCAGTCACTACGGCCCAAGGCTCAGTGCACTGGTGGGCCTGCTGGGCAGTGCCTTTCCGTTGAGTTTCAGCAAGACCCAGGCCCTGCTCCAGCAGCTGGTAGGAGTGGAGATGAGCCGCGGCGCGATTGGACGGGTCCGCCAGCGCTTGAGTGCAGCACTGGAGCAGCCCATGCAGGAGGCCCTTGCTTTTGCCCGCGTGCAGCCGGTGGCCTACGTAGATGAAACTGGCGCCCCCACCGGCAATGCCGACGGCAACAATCCCACTGGAAAGCGGGGCTGGCAGTGGGTCATGGTCACCGCCGTGGTGACGGTATTTGTGCAAGGGCTGAGTCGATCGACGACCGCTGCCATCGAGCTGCTGGGGAACGCCTTTGGCGGGATTGTGGTGAGCGATCGCTTCTCGGCCTACAACCACCTGCCCACCAAGCAGCGCCAGCTGTGCTGGGCGCACCTGATCCGCGACCTGACGGCCATCGCCGAACGCCCGGGCGCCAGCGCTGAATTCGGAGCCCAGCTGCTGGGCCTGCAGCAGCAGCTGTTTGGCCACTGGCACCGCTACAAGGAGGGAAAGATTGACTGGCCCGCCTTGCAGCAAAGCTGCCGGCCGATCCGCCAGACCTTTGAGACCACGCTGCAGCGGGTAGTAGAGCTCGGCTACCAGCGCGGCGAGCGAACGCCTTGGGCCAGCACAGTGCGCACGTGCCAGCAGCTCCAGAAGGTGACAGGTGGGTTGTGGACCTTCCTGGAGAACGAGGGAATAGAGCCCACCAACAACGCCGCAGAACGTGCCCTGCGCCAATCGGTGATTCAGCGCAAGATCAGTCAAGGAGTCCAATCCCGCCAAGGTGCGATCTGCCGGAGCCGCCTGCTCACGGTCACCACTACCCTCAGGCAACAGGGGCGGGATGTCTGGGAGTTCCTGGAGCAGGCCTGGATCGCCCATCACCGCGATGGGGTGATGCCGTCACTGCTGAGCGATCCCTGA